GAAGCCGGGTGTTGCAACAAAATAGATTTCTATATACTTGCAACGAGTGTCCTACCCAATATCCGTGGATACGCAATGAATTTGGTTTAGACTAGTATATTTCTTTGCTGTCAGCATACactttagtatatttttatatcatacaaatattactttaggtatgaaattattttgaatattttcttaaaatagtacctaatattatttgtttttattaaatcatataattattttctcttctttaatttattccaaaattttaatattaaaatgtgtgaaatttatttttatagttaactgttaagaaatttaattaatcatGTATCTTGAGTAATAAATGGATTTGGAATGGATTCCATACCATCTTGTGGACAAATAAGCACTAACGCTGTGCCACGGCATACAACAAGTCCTAAACTTCGAGTTTCTTCAGCCAATTTAAATGGTTCGTCTACGTCCCGTAGATACTCAACGGTATTATCAAGGACTAAGTTAAGTAATGCATCATATCCTTTTAGTATACCTGAAGCTTCGCGTCCGCCGGCAAACTTAACTCGTATTTGTTTTTCCAAGTATTTGGAAAGAT
This portion of the Zeugodacus cucurbitae isolate PBARC_wt_2022May chromosome 3, idZeuCucr1.2, whole genome shotgun sequence genome encodes:
- the LOC105218524 gene encoding U6 snRNA-associated Sm-like protein LSm7 translates to MAEKAKISSGNDGKEKRRKESILDLSKYLEKQIRVKFAGGREASGILKGYDALLNLVLDNTVEYLRDVDEPFKLAEETRSLGLVVCRGTALVLICPQDGMESIPNPFITQDT